The Malus domestica chromosome 06, GDT2T_hap1 genome has a segment encoding these proteins:
- the LOC103409776 gene encoding cell number regulator 2-like, with translation MHPNYNSDPKQAPQGGAYGYQQAAPPQAATYGYQQQGPPQWTTGLCGCFEDPGSCMMTCCCPCITFGQNAEIIDKGTTSCAFGGLIYFALAYVGCACLYSFSFRSKLRGLYALPEDPCADCCVHCLLPCCAISQEYRELKNRGLDPSIGWIANAQKMNQGGNPAPPYVTPGMYR, from the exons ATGCATCCTAATTACAACAGTGATCCTAAACAAGCTCCACAAGGAGGAGCATATGGTTATCAGCAGGCGGCGCCTCCACAGGCAGCAACTTACGGCTACCAACAACAGGGGCCGCCACAATGGACAACAGGTCTTTGTGGTTGCTTTGAAGATCCTGGCAGTT GCATGATGACATGCTGCTGTCCCTGCATAACCTTTGGGCAAAATGCTGAGATTATAGATAAAGGAACAACAT CGTGCGCTTTCGGGGGTTTAATCTACTTTGCTCTTGCCTATGTGGGGTGTGCTTGTTTGTACTCGTTCTCCTTTAGATCCAAACTGAGAGGTCTCTATGCATTGCCTGAAGATCCATGTGCGGACTGTTGTGTCCATTGCTTGCTTCCTTGTTGTGCTATTTCCCAGGAGTACCGGGAGCTCAAAAACCGCGGATTAGACCCCTCCATAG GTTGGATCGCCAATGCTCAGAAAATGAACCAAGGTGGAAACCCTGCACCTCCATACGTCACACCGGGAATGTACCGTTAG